The Sandaracinus amylolyticus genomic interval CGTCCGCGACCTGCGGTCCGAGCACTCCGGCAAGGTCATCGGCTCGCCCGCTGGTCCCTACCGTCCGCGCGCTTCGCGCGCTCCCGTCCGAGACCTGCGGTCCGAGCACTCCGGCAAGGTCATCGGCTCGCCCGCTGGTCCCTACCGTCCGCGCGCTTCGCGCGCTCCCGTCCGCGACCTGCGGTCCGAGCACTCCGGCAAGGTCATCGGCTCGCCCGCTGGTCCCTACCGTCCGCGCGCTTCGCGCGCTCCCGTCCGCGACCTGCGGTCCGAGCACTCCGGCAAGGTCATCGGCTCGCCCGCTGGTCCCTACCGTCCGCGCGCTTCGCGCGCTCCCGTCCGCGACCTGCGGTCCGAGCACTCCGGCAAGGTTCAGCCGCGCGTGGCGATGCGCTGGAGCTCCTCGATCGCGATCATCCGCAGCCCGACCGTGCCCGCCGCCCCCGGGGACACGAAGCGCACGTCGCGGCCCTTGCGCTTCTTGTCCGCGCCCACGAACGCCAGCGCGGTGTCGTCGAGGTAGCGCTCGGGATCGGTCGGCAGCCCGAGGCGCGCCAGCAGCGCGATCATCCGTCGCTCGTCGTCCTGCCGCGCGTCGCCGAGCGCGCGCGCCACCCGCACCGCCGCGACCATCCCGCGCGCGACGGCCTCGCCGTGGCGCATCGTGTACCCGCTCGCGGCCTCGATCGCGTGCCCGAGCGTGTGCCCGAGGTTCAGGAGCGCGCGCGGGCCGCGCTCGTGCTCGTCCTCGGCGACGATGCGCGCCTTCAGCGCGACCGACATCCGGACCGCGCGCATCGTCGCCTCGCCGTCGCCCGCGAGCAGCGCGTCGGCGTCGCGCTCGAGCGTCGCGATCGCGTCCTCGGAGTCGATCCACGCCGACTTCACGACCTCGGCGAGCCCGGCGATGCGCTCGGCGCGATCGAGCGTCGAGAGCGCGTCCACGTCGCACAGCACGGTGCGCGGCTGGTGGAACGATCCGATCAGGTTCTTGCCCTGCGCGCGATCGAAGCCGGTCTTCCCGCCGACCGAGCTGTCGACCATCGCGAGCAGCGACGTCGGGATCTGCGCGAGCACGATGCCGCGCAGGATCGTCGACGCAGCGAACGCAGCGAGGTCCCCCACCACCCCGCCGCCGACCGCGACGACCGCGCCGTGGCGATCGATGCCCGCCTCGAGCGCCGCGTCCCAGATGCGCTCGACCGACGCGATCGTCTTGTGCTGCTCGCCGGGCGGGAGCGTCACCGACGCCGCGCGCAGCCCTGCGCCCTCGACGTAGCGGCGCGCGCTCGCGGCCCACGGCGACTCGACGTTCGCGTCGCCGGCGACCACCGCGATGCCCGAGACGCCCGCCTCGCGCAGCCGCGCGCCGACGCGCGACGCGATGCCCGATCCGATCTCGACGCGGTAGCTGCGCTCGCCGAGCGCGACCGCGACCGGGCGCTCGCGCGCGACGCGCAGCACGTCCTCGGCGATCGTGCTCGCGTCGCGACCGCGGGTGTCGATGCGCGCGTGGCACTCCGCGTACGCGGAGGCGCGCTCCTCGAGGAGGCTCGTGAGCACGCGCGTGGTGTCGCTCGCGGTCGCGAGCAGCGGCCGATCGTCGGCGCCCGCGACGCGCCGGGCGAGCTCGTCGGGCGGCGCGTGGAGCGTCACGAGGGTGCCGCGCGCGAGGAGCATCCGGCGCGTCGCGGTGTCGGTCACGGTGCCGCCGCCGAGCGCGACGACGCGCGCGCCGGGCTCGCTGGCGACGCGCGCCGCGGCCTCGCGCTCGATGGCGCGGAAGACGGGCTCCCCGCGATCGCGGAAGATCGCGCGCACCGACGCGCCCTGCTCGGCCTCGATGCGCGCGTCGAGATCGACGAAGGGCACGCCGAGCCGATCCGCGAGGACGCGCCCCACGGTGGACTTCCCGCTGCCCATCGGGCCGGAGAGGAAGACCGGGGCGGGCGCGGAGTCGAGGGTCA includes:
- the aroB gene encoding 3-dehydroquinate synthase; this encodes MTLDSAPAPVFLSGPMGSGKSTVGRVLADRLGVPFVDLDARIEAEQGASVRAIFRDRGEPVFRAIEREAAARVASEPGARVVALGGGTVTDTATRRMLLARGTLVTLHAPPDELARRVAGADDRPLLATASDTTRVLTSLLEERASAYAECHARIDTRGRDASTIAEDVLRVARERPVAVALGERSYRVEIGSGIASRVGARLREAGVSGIAVVAGDANVESPWAASARRYVEGAGLRAASVTLPPGEQHKTIASVERIWDAALEAGIDRHGAVVAVGGGVVGDLAAFAASTILRGIVLAQIPTSLLAMVDSSVGGKTGFDRAQGKNLIGSFHQPRTVLCDVDALSTLDRAERIAGLAEVVKSAWIDSEDAIATLERDADALLAGDGEATMRAVRMSVALKARIVAEDEHERGPRALLNLGHTLGHAIEAASGYTMRHGEAVARGMVAAVRVARALGDARQDDERRMIALLARLGLPTDPERYLDDTALAFVGADKKRKGRDVRFVSPGAAGTVGLRMIAIEELQRIATRG